A window of the Amycolatopsis solani genome harbors these coding sequences:
- a CDS encoding FMN-binding negative transcriptional regulator, with translation MLIHPWDAADDSEWREWLSSHDFGQLIAGGTGRDLPVVTPAHFAFDGDRTVVTHLARPNPIWPLLEEHPRALLTVVDDYTYIRADWNTTGDPARGVPTSYYATVQLEGDVRLIDDPAAKAALLDEQLRHFEPDGARAPVSATEAPDRRLLPGIRGIEFTITGVRAKFKFGGNKTAEDRDRIGSRLTERGGRLDAEAVTQLRRRG, from the coding sequence ATGCTGATCCACCCGTGGGACGCCGCCGACGACTCCGAGTGGCGGGAGTGGCTGTCCTCGCACGACTTCGGCCAGCTCATCGCCGGCGGCACCGGCCGCGACCTGCCGGTGGTGACCCCAGCGCACTTCGCGTTCGACGGCGACCGGACGGTCGTCACGCACCTGGCGCGCCCCAACCCGATCTGGCCGTTGCTGGAAGAGCACCCGCGTGCCCTGCTGACGGTGGTCGACGACTACACCTACATCCGCGCGGACTGGAACACGACCGGGGATCCCGCCCGCGGCGTGCCGACGTCGTACTACGCGACCGTGCAGCTCGAGGGCGACGTCCGTCTGATCGACGACCCGGCGGCGAAGGCGGCGCTGTTGGACGAGCAGTTGCGGCACTTCGAGCCCGACGGCGCGCGGGCTCCGGTGAGCGCCACGGAGGCGCCGGACCGGCGGCTGCTGCCGGGGATCCGCGGGATCGAGTTCACGATCACGGGCGTCCGGGCGAAGTTCAAGTTCGGCGGCAACAAGACGGCCGAGGACCGGGACCGCATCGGGTCCCGGCTGACCGAACGCGGCGGGCGGCTGGACGCGGAGGCGGTGACGCAGCTGCGCCGGCGCGGTTGA